GCTCGACTATTTGCGCCCTGGCGACCTGATGGTGTTCAACAACACCCGGGTGATCCCTGCGCGGCTGTTTGGCCAGAAAGCCTCCGGCGGCAAGCTGGAAGTGCTGGTCGAGCGCGTGCTCGACAGCCACCGCGTGCTCGCCCACGTGCGCGCCAGCAAGGCGCCCAAGGAGGGTGCGGTGATCCTCATCGATGGCGGTGGCGAGGCCGAAATGGTCGCGCGCCACGAGACGCTGTTCGAGCTGCGCTTCACCGAAGAGGTGCTGCCACTGCTCGAGCGTGTCGGCCACATGCCGCTGCCGCCGTACATCGACCGCCCCGACGAGGGCGCCGACCGTGAGCGCTATCAGACCGTCTACGCCGAGCGCGCGGGCGCCGTGGCCGCTCCGACTGCCGGCCTGCATTTCGACGAGGCGCTGCTGGAGAAGATCGCCGCCAAGGGCGTCGAGCGCGCCTTCGTCACCCTGCACGTGGGCGCCGGCACCTTCCAGCCGGTGCGGGTCGACAAGATCGAAGACCACCACATGCACAAGGAATGGCTCGAAGTGAGCCAGGACGTGGTCGATGCCATTGCCGCCTGCCGTGCCCGTGGCGGCCGCGTGGTCGCGGTCGGCACCACCAGCGTGCGCTCGCTGGAGAGCGCGGCGCGCGATGGCGTGCTGAAGGCCTTTAGTGGCGACACCGACATCTTCATCTACCCGGGCCGGCCATTCCACGTGGTCGATGCCCTGGTCACCAACTTCCACCTGCCGGAGTCCACGCTGCTGATGCTGGTCTCGGCCTTCGCCGGTTACCCCGAAACCATGGCTGCCTACGCGGCGGCGGTCGAGAACGGTTACCGCTTCTTCAGTTACGGTGATGCCATGTTCATCACCCGCAATCCGGCGCCGCGCGGCCCCGAGGATCAAGCATGAGTCGCACCTGTCGAATGTCCTTCGAACTGCTGGCCACCGACGGCAAGGCCCGTCGTGGCCGTCTGACCTTCCCCCGTGGCACGGTCGAGACCCCGGCGTTCATGCCGGTAGGTACCTATGGCACGGTCAAGGGCATGCTGCCGCGTGACATCGAGGCCATCGGCGCCGAGATCATCCTCGGCAACACCTTCCACCTGTGGCTGCGCCCGGGCACCGAGGTGATCAAGAAGCACAACGGCCTGCACGATTTCATGCAGTGGAAAGGCCCGATCCTCACCGACTCCGGTGGTTTCCAGGTGTTCAGCCTGGGCGCCATGCGCAAGATCAAGGAAGAGGGCGTGACCTTCGCCTCGCCGGTCGACGGCTCCAAGGTGTTCATGGGCCCCGAAGAGTCCATGCAGGTGCAGCGCGACCTGGGTTCGGACATCGTGATGATCTTCGACGAATGCACGCCGTACCCGGCCGAGCACGACGTGGCGCGTACGTCCATGGAGCTGTCGCTGCGCTGGGCCCAGCGTTCGAAGAACGCCCACGGTGACAACACCGCGGCGCTGTTCGGTATCGTCCAGGGTGGCATGTACCAGGACCTGCGCATGCGCTCGCTGGAGGCGCTGGTCAACATCGACTTCGACGGCCTGGCCATCGGCGGCCTGTCGGTGGGCGAACCCAAGCACGAAATGATCAAGGTGCTGGATTACCTGCCCGCGCAGATGCCCGCTGACAAACCTCGTTACCTTATGGGGGTAGGCAAACCGGAAGATCTCGTTGAGGGTGTGCGCCGCGGCGTCGACATGTTCGACTGCGTGATGCCCACGCGCAATGCGCGCAACGGCCATCTGTTCGTCGATACAGGGGTGATCAAGATCCGCAACGCGTTCCATCGCCACGATGATTCGCCGCTGGATCCGACCTGTGATTGCTACACCTGCACCAACTTCTCCCGCGCGTATCTGCACCACCTGGACAAGTGCGGCGAAATGCTGAGCAGCATGCTGAATACCATCCACAACTTGCGCCATTACCAGCGCTTGATGGCCGGTTTACGCGAGGCTATTCAACAGGGTAAATTGGCCGCCTTTGTCGACGCCTTCTACGCCAAGCGCGGGCTTCCCGTCCCGCCTTTGGACTGACTGTTCGCACTAACTTATTAGAACTTTACAACTGGAGTGCCCAATGAGCTTCTTGATCCCCGCCGCCTATGCGGACGCTGCTGCACCCGCCGCTGGCCCAGCCGGCACCGGCTTCGAGTGGATTTTCCTGGTAGGTTTCCTGGTCATCTTCTACTTGATGATCTGGCGCCCACAGGCCAAACGTGCCAAAGAGCAGAAGAACCTGCTGAGCAACTTGCAAAAAGGTGACGAAGTTGTCACCAACGGCGGCATCGCTGGCAAGATCGTCAAGGTCTCGGATGATTTCGTGGTGCTGGAAGTGTCCGACACTGTCGAGCTGAAGTTCCAGAAGGGCGCCATTGCCGCGACCCTGCCAAAAGGTACGCTCAAGGCTATCTGAGTTACCGGTTTTTCTTTCCAGTCGGGGCGCGCAACGCGCCCCGCGTCTTGAACGGGCGGCGTGATGCTGAACAAATACCCTCTGTGGAAATACGCACTGATCGTGTTGGTACTGGCGATCGGTTTTATTTATTCCGCTCCCAACCTCTACCCGGATGACCCGGCGGTGCAGATCAGCGGTGCCAGCTCGGCGCTGCACGTGAACCAGGCCGAACTCGATCGCGTCACCAAGGCGCTGACCGAAGCCGGTATCACCGTCAAGGGTGCGAGCCTGGGCGAGAAGGGCAGCGGCCTGGTACGCCTGACCAACCAGGAAGACCAGCTGCCAGCCAAGGATGTAGTGCGCAAGGCACTGGGCGATGATTACGTCGTGGCCCTGAACCTGGCCCAGACCACTCCGCAATGGCTGCGCAACCTGGGTGCGAGCCCGATGAAGCTGGGCCTGGACCTGTCCGGTGGTGTGCACTTCCTGCTGGAAGTGGACATGGACAAGGCCATGAGCGCCCGCATGAAAGTCTACGAAGGCGAGGTCAAGACCTTGCTGCGCAAAGAGCGCGTCCGCTACCGCAGCCTGCCTCAGCAGGATGGCGGCATCATGCTGGGCTTCGCTGACGATGCTACCCGTGAACAGGCACGTGCCCTGATCCGCAAGAATTTCAATGATTTCGACCTGACCACCACCGAGCGCAATGACGTCGCGGTGCTGCGTCTGGCGCTGACCCAGGCGAAAGTCGCCGAGATCCGCGAATACTCGATCAAGCAGAACCTCACCACCGTGCGCAACCGGGTCAACGAGCTGGGCGTAGCCGAGCCGCTGGTACAGCGCCAGGGCGCCAACCGCATCGTGGTCGAGCTGCCAGGCGTGCAGGACACTGCCGAAGCCAAGCGTATCCTCGGCAAGACCGCCAACCTGGAGTTCCGCTTCGGTGCCGAACCGGGTGCATCCAAGGCCACTACCGAGGTCTTCGAGTTCCGTGAAGGCGGCCGTTCCGCTCCGGTCGAGCGTGGCCTGATCATCACTGGTGACCAGGTCACCGACGCCCAGGCCAGCTTTGACGAGCACGGTCGCCCGCAGGTGAACATCCGCCTCGACGGCCACGGTGGCGAGCTGATGAGCCGCGCCACGCGCAGCAACGTCGGCCGCAGCATGGCGGTGATCTTCATCGAGCAGAAGCCGGTTACCCGCTACGTCAAGCAGACTGTCGACGGCGTCGAGAAGGAAGTGCCGGTACAGAGCTTCCAGGAAGAGAAGAAGATCATCAGCCTGGCGACCATCCAGTCGCCGCTGGGTAGCCAGTTCCGCATCACCGGCCTGAACGGCCAGGGCGAGTCGTCCGAATTGGCCCTGCTGCTGCGTGCCGGTGGTCTGGCCGCGCCGATGTACTTCGCCGAGGAACGTACCATCGGTCCAAGCCTGGGTGCCGACAACATCACCAAGGGTATCGATGCATCGCTGTGGGGCATGCTGTTCGTCTCGCTGTTCATCATCGCCATCTATCGTGGCTTCGGCGTACTGGCAACCATAGCCCTGGCGGGCAACATGGTGCTGCTGCTGGCGTTGATGTCGCTGTTGGGTGCGACACTGACCCTGCCAGGTATCGCCGGTATCGTACTGACCATGGGTATGGCGGTAGACGCCAACGTGCTGATCTTCTCGCGTATCCGCGAAGAGCTGGCCGCAGGCATGTCGGTACAGCGCGCCATCCACGAAGGCTTCAATCGCGCCTATTCGGCGATTGTCGATGCCAACCTGACCACCTTGCTGGTGGGGGGTATCCTGTTCGCGATGGGTACCGGGCCAGTCAAAGGCTTCGCGGTGACCATGTCCCTCGGGATTTTCACATCGATGTTCACTGCCGTGATGGTGACCCGTGCCTTGGTCAACCTGACCTGCGGCGGGCGTGACATCAAGAAGCTGTGGGTTTGAGGGAGCTACGATGAAAACCATCAATTTCATGGGCGTGCGCAATGTCGCGTTCGCCGTTACCGTGCTCCTTACCGTGCTGGCGCTGTTCAGCTGGTGGCACAAGGGTCTGAACTTCGGCCTGGACTTCACCGGCGGTACGCTGATCGAGCTGACCTACGAGCACCCGGCCGATCTGCAGACCGTGCGCACCGAGCTGGCCAATTCCGGCTTCCATGAAGCTGTGGTGCAGAGCTTCGGCGCCACCACCGACCTGCTGGTGCGCATGCCGGGTGATGACCCGCAGTTGGGCAACAAGGTGGCTGAAGCCTTGCAGAAGATCGGCGGTGACAACCCGGCCACGCTCAAGCGAGTCGAGTTCGTCGGGCCGCAGGTCGGTGAAGAGCTGCGTGACCAGGGTGGTCTCGGCATGCTGCTGGCGCTGGGCGGCATCCTCATCTACCTGGCCTTCCGCTTCCAGTGGAAGTTCGCGGTCGGCGCCATCGTGTCGCTGATCCACGACGTGGTGGTGACCCTGGGTATCCTGTCGTTCTTCCAGATCACCTTCGACCTGACGGTGCTGGCGGCGGTGCTGGCGATCATCGGCTACTCGCTGAACGACACCATCGTCGTGTTCGACCGGGTGCGTGAGAACTTCCGCGTGATGCGCAAGGCTTCGCTGATCGAGAACATCAACGTCTCCACCACCCAGACCCTGCTGCGTACCGTCGCCACCTCGGTTTCGACCTTGCTGGCAATCGCTGCGCTGCTGTTCTTCGGGGGTGACAACCTGTTCGGCTTCTCCCTGGCACTGTTCATCGGTGTCATGGCCGGTACCTACTCGTCGATCTATATCGCCAACGTGGTGCTGATCTGGCTGAACCTGAACAGTGAAGACCTGATCCCGCCGGCCAAGAACGAGGGTGTGGATGACCGTCCATAAGGGCTGACTCCACGCCGTTCGGCGGTCAAAAAGGCGCGAGTGTTGAACTCGCGCCTTTTTTTTCGCTCCAAGGCTGGGAGAAGGCGGGCTAACCCCCGCGGGTACGATCAGGAGGTTCAAGTGAACAAATCAATGCTGGTGGGTGCGGTACTGGGTGCTGTCGGTGTAACTGCCGGAGGTGCTGTGGCGACCTACAGCTTGGTGAACAAAGGGCCTGAGTACGCCCAGGTCACCGACGTGCAGCCAATCAAGCAGCAGGTGAAGACACCGCGCGAAGTTTGCAAGGATGTCGCCGTGACCCGTCAGGCGCCGGTCAAGGACCAGCACCAGATCGCGGGTACCGTGGTCGGTGCCATCGCCGGCGGCTTGCTGGGTAACCAGATCGGCGGCGGCACGGGCAAGAAGATCGCTACCGTGGCCGGTGCGGTCGGTGGTGGTTATGCCGGTAACAAGGTGCAGGAAGGCATGCAGCAGCGTGACACCTACACCACCACGCAAACCCGCTGCAACACGGTCAACGACATCAGCGAGAAGGTGGTCGGGTATAACGTCACCTATTCCATCGGCGACCAGGTTGGCCGAGTCAAGATGGATCGCGAGCCGGGTTCGACCATTCCTCTGGACAAGAATGGCAAGCTGATCTTGAGCGAAGCTGGGCAGTGATTTGATGTTGCCTGCTCTGGCTCCATCGCCGGCAAACCGGCTCCCACATTGAGTGCTGTGCAGCGCCTGTGGGAGCTGGCTTGCCAGCGATAGGGCCAGCAAGGGCGGTACAAAATGCAGGTATAAAAAAAGCACCCTCGGCGGGTGCTTTTTTATGCCTGCAATCAGCGCTTAGCGCTTCATGTGCTCGGGCAGGTGTGGCTGGATAGCGGTCAGAACGGCCTTGAAGCATTTGATGTTGCCGGCGACGATATGGCCTTTGTCGAGGAAGTCGTGGCCACCGTTGAAGTCGCTCACCAGGCCACCCGCTTCCTGGATCAGCAGCACGCCGGCTGCCATGTCCCACTCGGACAGGCCCGACTCCCAGAAGGCGTCGAAACGGCCGGCGGCCACGTAGGCCAGGTCCAGGCTGGCAGAGCCGGCGCGGCGGATGCCGGCGGTCTGGCCGGTCAGGGCGCGGAACATGCCCAGGTAGTTGTCCATGTCGGCCATCTGGTTGTCACGGAACGGGAAGCCGGTGCCCAGCAGGGCGCCGTCCAGGCTGGTGCGCGAGCTGACGCGCAGGCGACGGCCGTTGAGCTGGGCGCCACGGCCGCGGCTGGCGGTGAATTCTTCCTGGCGTACCGGGTCGACGATCACGGCGTGCTCGAGACGGCCGCGGTATTTGCAGGCGATGCTGACCGCGAAGTGAGGGATGCCGCGCAGGAAGTTAGTGGTGCCGTCCAGTGGATCGATGATCCACAGGTAGTCCTTGCCTTCTTCGCCGGTGCCCGCGTGCAGGCCGGTTTCCTCGCCCTGGATGGAGTGGTTCGGGTAGGCCTTGCGCAGGGCGTTGACGATGCTCTGTTCGGCGGCGCGATCAACCTCGGAGACGTAGTCCTTGGCCTCTTTCTCGTCGACCTTGATGCTATCCAGGCGTTCGATGGAGCGGAAGATCAGTTCACTGGCGCTGCGAGCGGCGCGCAGGGCGATATTCAGCATAGGCTGCATGGGCGGGTCACCTGGAGATGTTAAAGAAGAAAGCCGAACATTCTAGCAGAAAAGTTTGGCGGCAGAAGTGTCACATTTGCTTTCATGGCGTTACGCTGGTCGGTTCTGTAAGATCGATCCCTCAAAACCCGCATCTGTGAGCACAACACCTTGCTGCAAAATATTCGTGTTGTTCTGGTCAATACCAGCCACCCCGGCAACATCGGCGGCGCTGCGCGTGCCATGAAAAACATGGGCTTGTCGCGTCTGGTGCTGGTGCAGCCAAAAGAGTTTCCGGCCGCTGACGCCAGTGCGCGCGCCTCCGGTGCCGACGACGTGCTGGCCAACGCCCAAGTGGTAGGCAGCCTCGAAGACGCGCTGGTCGGCTGTAGCCTGGTGATGGGCACCAGTGCCCGCGAGCGCAGCATCCCCTGGCCGCTGATCGACCCCCGTGAATGTGGGGCCAAGGCCGTGGAGCACGCCATCGGCGGCGAAGAGATCGCCCTGGTGTTCGGGCGCGAGCACGCCGGCCTGACCAACGAAGAACTGCAGCGATGTCACTTCCACGTGCACATTCCCTCGAACCCCGACTTCAGCTCGCTGAATTTGGCTGCTGCCGTCCAGGTGCTCTCGTATGAGGTGCGCATGGCCTGGCTGGCAGTTGAAGGCTGCGCGCCGCAAGCCGAGAAGGTCGACGCCAGCGAGCTGGCGACCATGGACGAAATGGAGCTGTTTTATGAACACCTGGAGAAAACCCTGGTGGACATCGGCTTCCTCGATCCCGAGAAACCCAAGCACCTGATGGCGCGCTTGCGCCGGCTGTATGGGCGAAGCTCGGTCGAGCGTCCGGAAATGAGCATTTTGCGCGGCATCCTCACCGAGACCCAGAAGGTCGCCCGGGGCGAGCCGCATAAGCGGAAGGACTGACAGATGTTCGAGCGTCTGCGTGAAGATATCCAGAGCGTTTTTCATCGTGACCCGGCGGCGCGCAACGCCTTCGAGGTATTGACCTGCTACCCGGGCATGCACGCGATCTGGCTGCACCGTCTGGGCAATGCCCTGTGGAAACGCGACTTCAAATGGCTGGCCCGCCTGGTGTCCAACTTCGGGCGCTGGATGACCGGCATCGAGATCCATCCCGGAGCGACTATCGGTCGGCGCTTCTTCATCGACCACGGCATGGGCATCGTCATCGGTGAAACCGCCGAAATCGGCGACGATGTCACCCTTTATCAGGGTGTGACCCTGGGCGGCACCAGCTGGAACAAGGGCAAGCGCCACCCGACCCTGGAAAACGGTGTGGTGGTCGGCGCCGGGGCCAAGGTGCTGGGGCCGTTTACCGTGGGTGCCGGGGCCAAGATCGGCTCCAACGCGGTGGTTACCAAGGCGGTGCCGGCCGGCGCCACGGCGGTGGGCATTCCGGGGCGGATCATCGTCAAGAGCGAAGATGGCGAGCTCGAGGCCAGGCGCAAGGCCATGGCCGAGAAGATCGGTTTCGATGCCTATGGCGTCAGTGGCGACATGCCTGACCCGGTGGCCCGCGCCATTGGCCAGATGCTCGATCACCTGCAGGCGGTGGACGAGCGCCTGGAGGGGATGTGCGGCGCATTGACCAAGATGGGCAGTGACTACTGTGCCAAGGAGTTGCCGGCGCTGCCGGAAGACGACTTCAGTGAAGTGGCCCAGGCTGCCCAGCGCGACACTCAGTCGCATTGATAACGCCGCGCTGACCGCGTGCTGACATATGGGGCGTGTGCTCACGCCCCTTTGCTGCTACAATCGCGCCCGCCTCCCAGATGCCAAACCCGACTAAAGCAGTAGGTCTAATAGTTGACTTAAATGCTCGGGAATCGCATACTCGCACACATCCTGTAACTCCCGTGGTACCCATTAGCCATGCGACTGACTACCAAAGGCCGATACGCCGTGACCGCCATGCTTGACCTGGCGTTGCACGCGCAGCATGGGCCTGTGTCTTTGGCCGACATTTCCGAGCGCCAGGGCATCTCCCTCTCTTATCTGGAACAGCTGTTCGCCAAGCTGCGCCGCAGCAGTCTGGTCTCCAGCGTGCGCGGCCCGGGCGGTGGCTACCAGCTGTCGCGCGGCATGGAAACCATCCAGGTGGCCCAGGTCATCGACGCGGTCAACGAGTCGGTCGATGCCACCCGTTGCCAGGGCCTCGGGGATTGCCATGCCGGTGACACCTGCCTGACCCACCACCTGTGGTGTGACCTCAGCCAGCAGATCCATGAATTCCTCAGCGGCATCAGCCTGGCCGACCTCGTCATGCGCCGTGAGGTGCAGGAAGTCGCCCAGCGCCAGGACCTGCGTCGTGTCGCAGGTCGTACTGCCCAGCTGGACAAGATTGAGACGTCCGCCGTCGATTGACCTTTTGCAATAGCCGTGACGACGAGCGACGCCACCGCCTGATAGGAGATACTCAATGAAGTTGCCGATCTACCTCGATTACTCCGCGACCACTCCGGTCGATCCCCGCGTCGCCCAGAAGATGGCCGACTGCCTGCTGGTCGACGGAAACTTCGGTAACCCGGCCTCGCGTTCCCACGTGTTCGGCTGGAAGGCTGAAGAAGCGGTCGAGAATGGCCGTCGCCAGGTGGCCGAGCTGATCAACGCCGACCCGCGCGAGATCGTCTGGACCAGCGGTGCCACCGAGTCCGACAACCTCGCCCTGAAAGGCGTAGCGCACTTCTATCAGACCAAGGGCAAGCACATCATCACCTCCAAGATCGAGCACAAGGCGGTCCTGGATACCGCTCGCCAGCTCGAGCGTGAAGGTTTCGAAGTCACTTACCTCGAGCCAGGCGAAGACGGCATCGTCACCCCGGCCCAGGTCGAGGCAGTGCTGCGCGACGACACCATCCTGGTCTCGCTGATGCACGTGAACAACGAAGTCGGCTCGATCAACGACATCGCCGCCATCGGTGAACTGACCCGCTCGCGCGGCGTGCTGTTCCACGTTGACGCCGCCCAGTCGGCCGGCAAGGTCGAAATCGACCTGCAAAAACTGAAAGTCGACCTGATGTCGTTCTCGGCGCATAAGGTCTACGGCCCGAAAGGCATCGGCGCGCTGTACGTCAGCCGCAAGCCGCGAGTGCGCCTGGAAGCGATCATCCACGGCGGTGGCCATGAGCGCGGCATGCGTTCGGGTACCTTGCCGACCCACCAGATCGTCGGCATGGGCGAAGCCTTCGCCATCGCCAAGCAGGAAATGGCCGCTGAAAACGTACGCATCAAGGCCCTGAGCGACCGCTTCTTCAAGCAGGTCTCGGACCTCGAAGAGCTCTACGTCAACGGCAGCCAGACTGCTCGCGTGCCGCACAACCTGAACCTGAGCTTCAACTACGTCGAAGGCGAGTCGCTGCTGATGTCGCTGAAAGACATCGCCGTATCGTCCGGCTCGGCCTGCACCTCCGCCTCGCTCGAGCCGTCGTATGTACTGCGCGCGCTGGGCCGTAACGACGAGCTGGCGCACAGCTCGATCCGCTTCTCCTTCGGCCGCTTCACCACCGAAGAAGAAGTCGACTACGCCGCGCAGAAAGTCTGCGAGGCGGTCAACAAACTGCGTGAGTTGTCGCCGCTGTGGGACATGTACAAAGACGGCGTCGATATCTCCAAGATCGAGTGGGCCGCCCACTAAGCAGTCGCCGGCAAGAGCGGCTCCCTGATGAGGAAGGAATTGCACCATGGCATACAGTGAAAAGGTCATCGACCACTACGAAAACCCACGCAACGTCGGCAAGATGAATGCCGAGGATCCGGATGTCGGTACCGGCATGGTCGGCGCCCCTGCGTGTGGTGACGTGATGCGTCTGCAGATCAAGGTCAACGAGCAAGGCATCATCGAAGACGCCAAGTTCAAGACCTATGGCTGCGGTTCGGCCATCGCTTCCAGCTCCCTCGCCACCGAGTGGATGAAGGGCAAGACCCTGGACGAAGCCGAAACCATCAA
The Pseudomonas sp. KU43P genome window above contains:
- the queA gene encoding tRNA preQ1(34) S-adenosylmethionine ribosyltransferase-isomerase QueA, whose translation is MRVADFSFELPDSLIARHPLAERHGSRLLVLDGPSGALAHKQFTDLLDYLRPGDLMVFNNTRVIPARLFGQKASGGKLEVLVERVLDSHRVLAHVRASKAPKEGAVILIDGGGEAEMVARHETLFELRFTEEVLPLLERVGHMPLPPYIDRPDEGADRERYQTVYAERAGAVAAPTAGLHFDEALLEKIAAKGVERAFVTLHVGAGTFQPVRVDKIEDHHMHKEWLEVSQDVVDAIAACRARGGRVVAVGTTSVRSLESAARDGVLKAFSGDTDIFIYPGRPFHVVDALVTNFHLPESTLLMLVSAFAGYPETMAAYAAAVENGYRFFSYGDAMFITRNPAPRGPEDQA
- the tgt gene encoding tRNA guanosine(34) transglycosylase Tgt, with the protein product MSFELLATDGKARRGRLTFPRGTVETPAFMPVGTYGTVKGMLPRDIEAIGAEIILGNTFHLWLRPGTEVIKKHNGLHDFMQWKGPILTDSGGFQVFSLGAMRKIKEEGVTFASPVDGSKVFMGPEESMQVQRDLGSDIVMIFDECTPYPAEHDVARTSMELSLRWAQRSKNAHGDNTAALFGIVQGGMYQDLRMRSLEALVNIDFDGLAIGGLSVGEPKHEMIKVLDYLPAQMPADKPRYLMGVGKPEDLVEGVRRGVDMFDCVMPTRNARNGHLFVDTGVIKIRNAFHRHDDSPLDPTCDCYTCTNFSRAYLHHLDKCGEMLSSMLNTIHNLRHYQRLMAGLREAIQQGKLAAFVDAFYAKRGLPVPPLD
- the yajC gene encoding preprotein translocase subunit YajC, coding for MSFLIPAAYADAAAPAAGPAGTGFEWIFLVGFLVIFYLMIWRPQAKRAKEQKNLLSNLQKGDEVVTNGGIAGKIVKVSDDFVVLEVSDTVELKFQKGAIAATLPKGTLKAI
- the secD gene encoding protein translocase subunit SecD, translating into MLNKYPLWKYALIVLVLAIGFIYSAPNLYPDDPAVQISGASSALHVNQAELDRVTKALTEAGITVKGASLGEKGSGLVRLTNQEDQLPAKDVVRKALGDDYVVALNLAQTTPQWLRNLGASPMKLGLDLSGGVHFLLEVDMDKAMSARMKVYEGEVKTLLRKERVRYRSLPQQDGGIMLGFADDATREQARALIRKNFNDFDLTTTERNDVAVLRLALTQAKVAEIREYSIKQNLTTVRNRVNELGVAEPLVQRQGANRIVVELPGVQDTAEAKRILGKTANLEFRFGAEPGASKATTEVFEFREGGRSAPVERGLIITGDQVTDAQASFDEHGRPQVNIRLDGHGGELMSRATRSNVGRSMAVIFIEQKPVTRYVKQTVDGVEKEVPVQSFQEEKKIISLATIQSPLGSQFRITGLNGQGESSELALLLRAGGLAAPMYFAEERTIGPSLGADNITKGIDASLWGMLFVSLFIIAIYRGFGVLATIALAGNMVLLLALMSLLGATLTLPGIAGIVLTMGMAVDANVLIFSRIREELAAGMSVQRAIHEGFNRAYSAIVDANLTTLLVGGILFAMGTGPVKGFAVTMSLGIFTSMFTAVMVTRALVNLTCGGRDIKKLWV
- the secF gene encoding protein translocase subunit SecF is translated as MKTINFMGVRNVAFAVTVLLTVLALFSWWHKGLNFGLDFTGGTLIELTYEHPADLQTVRTELANSGFHEAVVQSFGATTDLLVRMPGDDPQLGNKVAEALQKIGGDNPATLKRVEFVGPQVGEELRDQGGLGMLLALGGILIYLAFRFQWKFAVGAIVSLIHDVVVTLGILSFFQITFDLTVLAAVLAIIGYSLNDTIVVFDRVRENFRVMRKASLIENINVSTTQTLLRTVATSVSTLLAIAALLFFGGDNLFGFSLALFIGVMAGTYSSIYIANVVLIWLNLNSEDLIPPAKNEGVDDRP
- a CDS encoding glycine zipper 2TM domain-containing protein, with product MNKSMLVGAVLGAVGVTAGGAVATYSLVNKGPEYAQVTDVQPIKQQVKTPREVCKDVAVTRQAPVKDQHQIAGTVVGAIAGGLLGNQIGGGTGKKIATVAGAVGGGYAGNKVQEGMQQRDTYTTTQTRCNTVNDISEKVVGYNVTYSIGDQVGRVKMDREPGSTIPLDKNGKLILSEAGQ
- the suhB gene encoding inositol-phosphate phosphatase codes for the protein MQPMLNIALRAARSASELIFRSIERLDSIKVDEKEAKDYVSEVDRAAEQSIVNALRKAYPNHSIQGEETGLHAGTGEEGKDYLWIIDPLDGTTNFLRGIPHFAVSIACKYRGRLEHAVIVDPVRQEEFTASRGRGAQLNGRRLRVSSRTSLDGALLGTGFPFRDNQMADMDNYLGMFRALTGQTAGIRRAGSASLDLAYVAAGRFDAFWESGLSEWDMAAGVLLIQEAGGLVSDFNGGHDFLDKGHIVAGNIKCFKAVLTAIQPHLPEHMKR
- the trmJ gene encoding tRNA (cytosine(32)/uridine(32)-2'-O)-methyltransferase TrmJ, giving the protein MLQNIRVVLVNTSHPGNIGGAARAMKNMGLSRLVLVQPKEFPAADASARASGADDVLANAQVVGSLEDALVGCSLVMGTSARERSIPWPLIDPRECGAKAVEHAIGGEEIALVFGREHAGLTNEELQRCHFHVHIPSNPDFSSLNLAAAVQVLSYEVRMAWLAVEGCAPQAEKVDASELATMDEMELFYEHLEKTLVDIGFLDPEKPKHLMARLRRLYGRSSVERPEMSILRGILTETQKVARGEPHKRKD
- the cysE gene encoding serine O-acetyltransferase, with the protein product MFERLREDIQSVFHRDPAARNAFEVLTCYPGMHAIWLHRLGNALWKRDFKWLARLVSNFGRWMTGIEIHPGATIGRRFFIDHGMGIVIGETAEIGDDVTLYQGVTLGGTSWNKGKRHPTLENGVVVGAGAKVLGPFTVGAGAKIGSNAVVTKAVPAGATAVGIPGRIIVKSEDGELEARRKAMAEKIGFDAYGVSGDMPDPVARAIGQMLDHLQAVDERLEGMCGALTKMGSDYCAKELPALPEDDFSEVAQAAQRDTQSH
- the iscR gene encoding Fe-S cluster assembly transcriptional regulator IscR, coding for MRLTTKGRYAVTAMLDLALHAQHGPVSLADISERQGISLSYLEQLFAKLRRSSLVSSVRGPGGGYQLSRGMETIQVAQVIDAVNESVDATRCQGLGDCHAGDTCLTHHLWCDLSQQIHEFLSGISLADLVMRREVQEVAQRQDLRRVAGRTAQLDKIETSAVD
- a CDS encoding IscS subfamily cysteine desulfurase; this encodes MKLPIYLDYSATTPVDPRVAQKMADCLLVDGNFGNPASRSHVFGWKAEEAVENGRRQVAELINADPREIVWTSGATESDNLALKGVAHFYQTKGKHIITSKIEHKAVLDTARQLEREGFEVTYLEPGEDGIVTPAQVEAVLRDDTILVSLMHVNNEVGSINDIAAIGELTRSRGVLFHVDAAQSAGKVEIDLQKLKVDLMSFSAHKVYGPKGIGALYVSRKPRVRLEAIIHGGGHERGMRSGTLPTHQIVGMGEAFAIAKQEMAAENVRIKALSDRFFKQVSDLEELYVNGSQTARVPHNLNLSFNYVEGESLLMSLKDIAVSSGSACTSASLEPSYVLRALGRNDELAHSSIRFSFGRFTTEEEVDYAAQKVCEAVNKLRELSPLWDMYKDGVDISKIEWAAH
- the iscU gene encoding Fe-S cluster assembly scaffold IscU, whose product is MAYSEKVIDHYENPRNVGKMNAEDPDVGTGMVGAPACGDVMRLQIKVNEQGIIEDAKFKTYGCGSAIASSSLATEWMKGKTLDEAETIKNTQLAEELALPPVKIHCSVLAEDAIKAAVRDYKQKKGLI